In the genome of Fusarium poae strain DAOMC 252244 chromosome 1, whole genome shotgun sequence, the window TCAGTTCGAGCAAACTGTCCGCCGTGCTCTCGCTCCTttcaaggaggaggaggaggtcgAGCAGGCCGATGTCGAGGATGGATACAAGTCTTTCCGAACCGGTCTCGTCGTCTGCTGGTTGTTTGGAAACATTCTTCTCATTGTTTGCATTACCAGCACCAACTTTGACAACCTTGGATGGGGTGTAAGTCTTCTATTCTTATCAAGTTATTCACTGAGTACTAACAACGTTACAGGAACCTGCCACAGATCGAAAGGCGCATTACTTCCAGTTCCTCCTGTACGCTACTGCCGTGCTCTCGCTTGTTCGTTTTGCCGGTTTCTTGTGGTTCCTCGGCAGGACTGGTATTATGTGCTGTTTCTCAAGAAATTAAGCGGCGTCCGTATCTGCGCATGTTGCATTCGACACTCTCTCCTTTTCTGGAGAGGCCAACTACGAAAAAGTATTGGCACTTGTCACATTAGACAAGCTGGATTTTTGTATCGGATACCTTTGTTATGTAACGTACGCTGGGTTTTGAGTATTTAAATAATGGAGGCACATCAACAAAAGAGCACATTTGGAGTGAAGGTATTCGGGGGCGGTCCTAGATACGCGCAGGTGTATTCTCTATTTAGTCTTTTTCAGATTGGCATCTGCCCCTGAGGGTTTATGACGCATTTGAATGAAATGATTTTTGTAAACATTAACAAATAAAGTTTATCCTGAAAGAAGTTTGGTGTTGTCCCATGATTCATTCAACCACCATTGAACTCACCGAGGCCTGATGCGTTATTCAATTGGTACCGcctcctcagggtatcagaaaattggccgctggaagcatgagagacgaaattagtgggccactttatgctccttagactatagctcttagactatttatttttgtaacctaagacataggaggtcattttttctgctacccactatcTAGCGCCTAAACCTCGGTGGGGTTCGGGGATCTTTAGGCACCCTGGCTGCCTTACGCTGTGTTATCTTATCAAGCATCATCACCTTTTCTACTAAGCACGCCTAGACCCTTCTTTGAACTCCGACCAACACTCTCACGACCAACCTTTTAGACTTCAGCAGCGCAGCCTTTTTCCGAGTCAACTTTTCTTTCGACTTGCTATAAATAAGAGGGTTGGCTGTCGTCTGCTCTCCTGTCCAAGATCTCCTCTTAGCAGCGCATACGACACAGTCCATCTTGGGCCCCCACGTTCATAATGTTGAAGATATGGTCGATGGTAAGCAACCAGCCAGCAGCAGTCCTGTCGCGGTTGGACGCTGACACTCGTGTATAGAAAAAGGAGCAGAAGGATGCAGAGAATGCTGAAGGTCAAGCTTCCggcggcaagaagaagaaggtgacAGCAGCTCAGTTGCGCGTGCAAAAGGGTATGGCTTAAATGTTTCCTGACCCCGGGACCGAGAAACAGCTGACACAAACTATTACAGACCTTTCAGAACTTTCCCTCGGTTCGACAATGAAGACAGAGTTCCCTAACCCTGACGATATCCTCAACTTTGTACTCACGATCGACCCTGATGAGGGCATGTACCGAAACGGTCGGTTCACATTCGACTTTACCATTAACCAGAACTTCCCACACGAGCCTCCCAAGGTTCGATGCCGAGAAAAGATTTACCACCCCAACATCGATCTGGAGGGCAAGGTGTGCCTGAACATTCTGCGAGAGGACTGGAAGCCTGTGTTGAACTTGAACGCAGTGATTGTTGGCCTACAAGTATGGACCCCAAGAAGCAAAAGTACCCGCACGCCACAAGTCGGCAAGGGGGGAAAGGCTAAGTATATACAGAGTATGGGGTAGCATGACTGACGGGTTACAGTTCCTTTTCCTTGAACCCAACGCATCGGACCCGCTGAATAAGGAGGCCGCTGAGGATTTACGAAACAACCGGGAGGGCTTCAAGCGCAATGTGAGGACTGCTATGGGTGGCGGAGTGGTTAAAGGCACAAATTACGACAGGGTCCTCAAATAGAGAGCGTGCTGGGGAACGAATATCAACACTATTTTGGGATGAACAACTACGAAGGCAAGGAGCCCAATCTGGAATCTTGAGATGATAGAACGACTTTAAGGAGCGTTTTGATACGGCGAACGACAAGCATCAGAGACGAACGAGCATCACGTGGCGTCCTATGGGTCTATAATCCGGAGCAGGCTTTGCTTATCATCCCCACGGCGTTCTATGTATGGCTTGATGAGGGGTGTGTCTACTGAGGAACAGATGGTGGCGGGGTAGAATCGGAGATATATATACACATGAATTCGACGGTCTCAAGCTACGGAGATTATACGGTTCTACACGTACTGGCGAGTTTGTTTGTCAAGGTCGAGGGTTGCTTCTACTCTCTATTGGTCACTGGGATGAATAGTTGCCGCGGTTCAATGCTGGGAACGGACCTGAATGGCTTATCATGACATCTCGCCAAGGGATGGAGTAGAACGTAGTTGAGCCTCAAATCTTGTGGTGACAGAAAACTTAAGGACCGATGACATGGGAGACGATATTACTCAACCGTTGTACGGGATCCCTGACAAGGTATTTGcttgtttattttttttgGTTATAACTTGGGGTCCTAGGCTTTCTGGCATACCCTCAATCGTCAAGATGCTAAGAGTCCGTAACCCGGAGTAAGTGGAGTTTCAAAGAGTCAAACTTGAGGCAGATCTAGACTCTGTCTGACGTGCTGTCCTGACCGGAGTACGAGATGAAGCCCCGATATGCAGTTCGATCAAGGGACAGGACCCCGACTGCGGTGCTCTGCCGTTGCCTCCCGTGGGTATGGTTGAATTCTAGAGTCTCTCATTGGATGAGGCGCCTGTATCGGCCGTGTGGTTTTGCCTGTCGGACGATGTGCGGCTTATTCGGGGACGCTAGAGGTTCTccgggaagaagaaggggtCCGCTTTTATGTTACCCCGTCTACTCTGTACTGTGCAGCTGGGATAGCTTGAGATAGTGCGGGCAAGAGGTCGTGCTTCTTTTTGCCACGCAATTACTTCTCATTTAGGGTTTGTGCGTACTGTGAGGAATTGTCGATGCAGACTTTTGCGAGACGAGCCAATTGAGTCAATTGAGACTCTGCTCATATTTCTGGCGGTCAAACAGAACGAAAACGGCCGCTGACGAGAGAAAAAGTCAGCTCTGTGTGGTTGAACAGATATTATGTCACTGCTAATTGGCCGAAACCAACCTCTCATCACTAAATTAATGTGAAATCGTTCATTTCTCCAAGTTCTAGGTATCAAAGGTACCCACAACCCCCCCAGACCAAGACACCAGATCCCCGCTGTTCAGCGTACGAAGCCCCACTTGACTTCACCTACGTACAAGCCGAAATCGGTCATAGCCCTTTCCCCTCCAAAAATTACCTACAGCTTGACCAACCTATTCACTACTTAACCTTTGATCTCGCCATTGCAATTGAATTttctctccttctcttcatccttcttctcagaCACTCTCCCCTCAATCCCAAACTCCTCCCTCCCTCC includes:
- the UBC12 gene encoding NEDD8-conjugating protein ubc12 (BUSCO:51460at5125), translating into MLKIWSMKKEQKDAENAEGQASGGKKKKVTAAQLRVQKDLSELSLGSTMKTEFPNPDDILNFVLTIDPDEGMYRNGRFTFDFTINQNFPHEPPKVRCREKIYHPNIDLEGKVCLNILREDWKPVLNLNAVIVGLQFLFLEPNASDPLNKEAAEDLRNNREGFKRNVRTAMGGGVVKGTNYDRVLK